The nucleotide sequence AATATATAATTTAGACTGTGAACTTCACTTTTTTTTAAGAAAGGAGATTCTGCATGAGCACTGAGGGTGAAAGCCTTGTGTCCATTAATGAAGGGGCCCGGATTTTAGAAGTTTCACGCCGAACCATCTACACATATGTCAAGGAAAACAAGCTGTCTCTGGTAAAAAAGAAAAACCGTTCCTTTCTCAAGCGGGATGAAATTAGTCAGTTTAAGGAGTCAAGAATATCAACAGAGAGAAGAAAGAAGCCCGGTCCGCCCCGACAGGTTTCTTTTGACCCTGACAAGTATGTCTTGATTGAGAAGAAGCATTATGAAGGGTTACTCATTCGTCTGGCGCAGCTCGCGACTGAAGCCGGTAATTTAACGGAAAAAAAGATATTTTTACTTGAAGATCTGCGAAGAAAAAAAGAAGGTGTTTTGGATCGTATTTTAGGATTCTTCATAAAGTAAAGAGGTGTTTGACTTGTCCGGTCAGTGAAAAACACGGATCAGGTGAGCTCATGGCAAATGAGAGGATTAATTCCCGCGGCGATGCCCAATACCTTTCGCGGGCAGTGTTCTGGCCCTGGATCTGGGTTGTGATTTTTGGGATTGCCTTCGCCTGGGTTGAAAGTGCGGCGGTCGTTTATCTCCGTGAAATTTACTTCAACGGTTCCTTTGAATTTCCCATCGTTACCGTGTGGGAGGATGGCAGGCGCGTCGTGGATGAACTCGGGCGCATCGAGTTCGGGCGTGAGGTCGCAACAATTATTATCCTGGCCGCGGTGGGTTGCATTACCGGAAGGAATGCCTTACAGAAATTCTGTTTTTTTATAATTGCGTTTGGTGTCTGGGACATTTTCTACTACATCTGGCTTCGGGTTATGATTGACTGGCCTGAAAGCCTCATGACATGGGACCTTTTGTTTTTTATACCTCTGCCTTGGGTTGGTCCGGTGATAACGCCGGTCTTGATTGCCTTGGCGCTGGTCATGTTCGGAACAGTCCTTGTTCATTATGACGAAAAGGGGTTTGCCATCGCCTGGCGCTGGTTTGACTGGGCCATTGAAATAACCTGCGGTCTGCTGCTGGTCTTGGCTTTTTGCTGGGACTGGAAGAACATCATCCGCCTGCCCGACGGCGTTCCTCGCGACGGCATTCCGAACCCGTTTTTCTGGTGGCTCTTTTTGCCGGTATATCTTTTTGCGGTAGCCTACTTTGCCTTCAGGTTCAAGAAGATCGTTTCCGCTGGCCGCTCTCGGAATTAGACCAGTCTCTTAGCGGGTGTTCTTTCACGTTAGGCTGTAAGCCTGATCCTCTCCCCTTGGATTTCGACGGTCGTCCTGGAATAGGTGCTCTTGCGTATGATTTTTCCATCCTTAAAATGGATGACATCCACGCCATACCTGCGTTCCGGCTTTCCTTCATAGTTTTTTTCGGTCGAGGGCCAGTCAAGGTGCCACTGATAGAGGAGTTTCTGCTCGGTTTCATCAATAAAGAGGTCCTCAGCCGTGAATTTGAAACCACCGTGGTCTGCGAACCATGGTGTCCATGCTTGCCGCAGGGCCTCCCGGCCTTGCGCTCTTCCTCCGGTCCAGTTTTCAAAGAGGCCGTCCTCATGAAAAAGTTCCATGACCCCATCAAGGTCGTGGTTGTCCCAGGCATGGCCCCATTGAGCCATGGCCTCTTTGATTTCTTCTCGTGAAAGTCCCATCTGCCTCTCCTTCTTTTAAGAAAAATTGATCATGGTATGGTATTCAATATTTTGCCTCGGCCGATTCTGGCCCGGAGCCGAAGGCTGAACTTCTTCAGCCCCAGTGAGGTCGTTCAGCCGTCCAGTCACTAACGGTTTTTCGCAGCCACTCTTCCAGACCCCCGGTCATATAGAATCTTGGAAAGAGAAGGTCATCATTCGGCTCAATAATATTATCCCTGACCGCGATTCTGGCAAGTGCGGTGTAAGGATAAATGCGGATGCCTATGGTGATTTTCACAGACTCTAAGTCTAATGAATCGGTAAATTCCAGGCTTTCTTTAACCGTCTTTTTATTTTCACCTGGGCCTCCCAGTAATAAAAATCCCATCTGTTGAATGCTATATTTTTTAAACCATCCTGAAATCTGGCGTACATCTTCGGGTTGAAACTTCTTGTTCATGATCTTGAGGATTTTGCTTGAACCGCTTTCAGACCCCAGACTGATGCCTCTGCATCCAGCCCTGGCCATCTTCTCCACCAGTTCCTCATCCATCTTCCATGGGTAGACAATACAGGTCCAGGATACGCTTATCCCAGCGGCTATTATTTGGTCGCAAAGCGCCTTGGCATATGAAGTCGGCAGATTGAAAATATTGTCAACAAAGGCAAAACGTTTAAAGCCTGCTTCCACATACCGGCGCATTAGCTCCACGACCCGCTCAGGGGAACGACGGCGCGTCATCCGTCCCTCAATGATCGCCGTGGAGCAGTAGTTGCAATCCATGGAACATCCCCGCCGCGTCTGCACTGGAATCCAGGTCCGCTGGTCCTTTAAAGTGGAAGGAATCCAGGGTGGGTCCTCGGGAAGCGGCAGAAGGCAATCGTCCAGGCTCCTTAAAAGCCTGACCTTACCTTGAAGGCCGCCTTCCGGGAGATATAGTCCAGGAATCCCTGAGAGATCGGCCTTGCGATGAAGCCGCTCCAGGAGCGTAATAAAAGCTATTTCGCCTTCCCCCTGGATACCCATGTCAGCCTTGAGATAATCCAGCGCGCTTTGCGGGTAGATGCTGTAACCCGCACCTCCGAGGATGATAGGGGCATGAGAAAGACCTTGGCATCTGGTAACGATTTCTTTGATTGAATCCAGGAGAAATTTTGGGTTTTCCATGGTCTGGTCATCAATATTTCTGACCGATATTCCAATGGCCTCAGGTTCGAAGGCTTCGATGATCTCTTTGAGCGCTGTCAGGCTATCCTGCTCAGCCATAAGGGTTTTCAGATTTACGTCATGTCCGGCTCTTTGAGCTGCCGCGGCGACGCAGGCCAGCCCTAGAGGTAAAACAGGCATGCCGGTCTGCTCTGTATCGGCAGACACCAGGAGAACCTTCATCTATGAATACCCTTCATCTACTTTTTTTCGGTTTGTTATTTCTCTCTCAGATCCTTTGTTTTATGGCGCGCCCCTTGCAGAAAAGGGATTAATATTCGATTGGTGTTGCTTTTCTTTTTTTGAGGACTGGAATTGAAAGCCAGTATTTTCATGATGCTTTCCTTGTTGTTTATGCTAAGCCTCTTTATCCAGGCCGACTTCGTCGCCCGCCGTGAAGTAAATAAAGACCAGGATCATGATCAGTTGTAGGTCAAGGTGCGAAGCTCCCTGACACAAAACATGGTTAATATTGTCAGGGAGACCAGCTTCGCAGGCCACCCTGACCTACAAGGCAGCTTTAAGGGGCTGATTCAGGAACAAGGTAAAAGGACGTTGGTTAAATCTCCTTTTGATGTGGAGTGAGTATAGGAAACAAAGGCGGGGGTGTCAAACTTCAATGCGCAAGGAACGGCATCCCAGACCCTGTTGCGAATTGCAGGGGAACTCGGCTGA is from Deltaproteobacteria bacterium and encodes:
- a CDS encoding helix-turn-helix domain-containing protein → MSTEGESLVSINEGARILEVSRRTIYTYVKENKLSLVKKKNRSFLKRDEISQFKESRISTERRKKPGPPRQVSFDPDKYVLIEKKHYEGLLIRLAQLATEAGNLTEKKIFLLEDLRRKKEGVLDRILGFFIK
- a CDS encoding nuclear transport factor 2 family protein — encoded protein: MGLSREEIKEAMAQWGHAWDNHDLDGVMELFHEDGLFENWTGGRAQGREALRQAWTPWFADHGGFKFTAEDLFIDETEQKLLYQWHLDWPSTEKNYEGKPERRYGVDVIHFKDGKIIRKSTYSRTTVEIQGERIRLTA
- a CDS encoding radical SAM protein: MKVLLVSADTEQTGMPVLPLGLACVAAAAQRAGHDVNLKTLMAEQDSLTALKEIIEAFEPEAIGISVRNIDDQTMENPKFLLDSIKEIVTRCQGLSHAPIILGGAGYSIYPQSALDYLKADMGIQGEGEIAFITLLERLHRKADLSGIPGLYLPEGGLQGKVRLLRSLDDCLLPLPEDPPWIPSTLKDQRTWIPVQTRRGCSMDCNYCSTAIIEGRMTRRRSPERVVELMRRYVEAGFKRFAFVDNIFNLPTSYAKALCDQIIAAGISVSWTCIVYPWKMDEELVEKMARAGCRGISLGSESGSSKILKIMNKKFQPEDVRQISGWFKKYSIQQMGFLLLGGPGENKKTVKESLEFTDSLDLESVKITIGIRIYPYTALARIAVRDNIIEPNDDLLFPRFYMTGGLEEWLRKTVSDWTAERPHWG